The window AATGAGCGAATCGCTCTGACACTGTACGGCAATCACAGCGTGCAACTCAGGCTTTGAACCAGCTTCCAAGCCCAAGTTGAACTTACGTCCATGGGAGATAATCTCCTCAACTACCGGCTGCATCTGGTTTACCTTAATAGGATAGATGATGAAGTTCTCAGCTTTGAAGTCATATTCCTTCCTTGCTTTCTCAAAGCAAGAGGATGTTTTCTCGATACGGTTATCGAGAATATCCGGGAAACGGAGTAACACAGGAGGTGTCACATCACGCAGGGCAAGTTCGTCCATAACGTCACGTAAGTCAACTTGTGTATTGTCCTTACAAGGTGTTACATACACATCACCCGATTCGTTAATACCAAAGTAAGATGTACCCCACCCTGAGATGTTGTACAGCTCTTGAGAATCTTCAATCGTCCACTTTTTCATTTCTAATCTTCTGTCCCTATATATAATCTTGAATTAATCAATTATTTGCTTTGAGCATTTGGTTTCTAACTATCTATTAATAGCTATTTTATTTCAGACTGTTAGCTTTATTCAACTTTAATAGTTGGCAAAGTTGATTAACCGAAATCTGTATCTTGTCGTAACTATCCATAAGACTCACGTCAAGAACGTGCTTAGCCTTTGTGTAAAAAGGTTCACGATGCTTCAGTTGTTCACGAATAAACAGGTTTACTTCATCAGCAGTCTTATTGAGTAAGAGGGGGCGTACGGACTTTCCCATCAGTAGATGCTTGTAAAGAACATCAGTCTCTGCTTTCAAATAGACCGTCTCAGCTTGTCCATTCATATACTCCATATTATCAAAAAAACATGGAGTTCCACCCCCACAAGAGATAATGACATTCTCAAATTCAGCCACCTCGTGAAGCATTGACTGCTCTATCATACGGAAGCCATCCTCTCCCCTTTCATCGAAGATTTGCTTCACCGTCTTGCGCATTCGGCTCTCTATGTACCAATCTAAGTCGTAGAACGGAATGTTCAACTCCTTTGACAAGGCTCTGCCTACGGTCGTCTTGCCCGCACCCATATAACCAATGAGAATAATGCGAAGCGGCTTATATTCTTCTGTATGCTCTGTCATACTCACGATATATTTATCATCCACCCTATAGTCTGTTATCATCAGACTACGTGGTGGATGTCTTCCTTTTCCTTATAGGTGAGTCTTTATTCAATTACTTTTTACGCTTTGGTTCCGGAGCATTCTTTACAATGTCCATACACTGATCATAAGTAAGCTCGGCAGCCTTATCATGAAGGGTCTTTGGCATACGGTAGTTCTTACCATCATAGGCAATATAAGGACCGTAACGACCATTCATCACCTCCATCTTAGCATCTTCCTCGAAGGTCTTCAGGTGACGCTGTGCATCCTGCAGACGCTTCTTTTGAATAATATTGATAGCTGCATCAAGACTGATAGTGAGTGGATCTTCCTCCTTTGGCAGTGATGTATACTTCTTGTCATGTAGTACATAAGGACCAAATCGACCAGCTCCAATCACAACATCTGTACCCTCAAACTGTCCAAGGTTACGTGGTAACTTAAACAATTCCAAAGCCTCATCAAGGGTTATGGTTTCCATACTCTTATCAGAAGGGAGCTGTGAGAAACGTGGTTTGTCCTCATCATCAGCGCTACCAATCTGTACCACAGGACCGAAACGACCAATCTTTACGAACACTGGTTTGCCAGAAACAGGGTCAAGACCAAGTTCGCGTTCACCAGCCTTATGCTCAGAACGAGCATTCATAACCTTCTCTACCTCTGGTTCAAAGTCCTGATAGAAAGCCTTCATCTCCTTATTCCACTCCGCTTTTCCTTCTGCTATCTTATCAAACTCTTGCTCAATCTTAGCCGTGAAGTTGTAATCCATGATGTCAGGGAAGTTACCCATAAGGAAGTCGTTTACAACGATACCGATGTCGGTTGGGATAAGTTTACCCTTATCAGCACCTGCCATCTCCTTCTTTGTCTTAGAGGTAATCTTCAAACCGAGCAATGAGTCAACAGCATACTTACGTTCTTCACCCTTGCGATCTCCCTTCTGCACGTATTCACGCTGCTGAATTGTTGAGATTGTTGGGGCGTAAGTTGAAGGGCGACCAATACCAAGTTCTTCAAGTTTACGCACAAGACTTGCTTCCGTATAGCGGTTTGGCCCCTGTGAATAACGCTCTGTTGACACGATTTCACGACGTTCCAACTCTTCGCCTTCATGCATTACTGGAAGTGCATGTGAGAACTCCTCACTGTTTTCGTCATCGTCAGTTGACTCGTGATATACCTTCAAGAAACCTTCGAAAGCTACTACCTCACCATTCGCAATAAACTGTAAATCGGTGGTATTCTTGGCTTCTTCTGACTCAAGTGATATATTCACTGTGGTCTTTTCTATCTTTGCATCCGCCATCTGTGACGCAATCGTACGTTTCCAAATAAGGTCATACAGACGCTTTTCCTGGCTTGTTCCTTCGATAGAAACATTATCGATATAAGTTGGACGGATAGCCTCATGCGCTTCTTGAGCGCCCTTACTATGCGTCTGATACTTTCTTACTTTACCATAATCTTCGCCATAGAGTCGCTCAATCTCTGTCTTACAGCCCTCGATAGCCAATGCTGAAAGATTCACACTATCAGTACGCATGTAAGTTATACGACCCGCCTCGTACAATCTTTGGGCAACCATCATCGTCTGACTAACGGTAAATCCGAGCTTTCTTGCAGCTTCCTGCTGGAGGGTTGAGGTGGTAAATGGAGGAGCTGGCGTACGCTTCAAAGGCTTCTTAACTATCGATGAAACCTTGAATTTTGAAGTCTTACACAGTTTAAGGAACGCTAATGCTTCCTCATGTGTCTTAAAACGCTTGCTCAACTCTGCCTTCACTTCATTCTTTGAACCGTCCTCACTGGTCACAGCAAAGACTGCATTCAAGCGGTAGTAAGGCTCTGAATTGAAGTTTTGTATCTCGCGTTCACGCTCAACAATCAATCTAACGGCTACGCTCTGCACACGTCCTGCACTCAAAGCAGGCTTTACCTTGCGCCACAACACTGGTGAAAGACGGAAGCCAACCAAGCGGTCGAGTACACGACGAGCCTGCTGTGCGTTCACAAGATTCATATCCAAACGACGTGGTGACTCGATAGCTTTCAATATAGCTGGCTTGGTAATCTCATGGAAAACAATACGATTCGTTTTATCCTCATCCAATCCCAAAACCTCGCAAAGGTGCCAGCTGATAGCCTCTCCCTCGCGGTCCTCATCGGAAGCTAACCAAACCTTATCGGCAGCTTTTGCACTCTTCTTCAGTTCACTGACTACTTTCTTCTTCTCATCAGGGATTTCGTAGTCAGGATTTAACGTGTCGAGGTCAATGCTAAGTTCCTTTTTCTTCAGGTCACGAATATGTCCATAAGATGACATCACCTTATAGTCCTTACCGAGAAACTTCTCTATGGTCTTAGCCTTTGCCGGGCTCTCTACTATTACCAAGTTTTCTTGCATAATCAATCTTGTACATTTTTTCAAGGACGCAAAAGTACTTAAACTTTTTGCTTACACCTTATATAATAGGCAAAATTTCTACTTTTTTAAGTTTTTCGACTCCATTTGCAGGAAATCATATAGTGCCTGACGAATAGAACGGAGCCCAAACTGCTCTGTGTGAACCTCTGATAAAGGAAGCCACATTGCCTCTTCTACATCGTCAGCAGCCTTTAATACAGTCTCATCCTCTACCTTACAAACAAAAAAGGCATCAAGTGTTGGAACATCAAAATCACTATAACGATACTTATTCGGAAGCGAACAGAAGTAATGTTTTTCCCTGACTGTCAGGTTGGTTTCCTCTCTTACCTCACGTATCAGTGCCTCGCCAATCGTCTCCCCAATATCACAAAAACCACCAGGAAGGTCCAATGTTCCACGTCCAGGCTCAAACTTCCTACGTGTAACAAGCAGTTCTCCTTGCTCATTCAGAATAAATGCTGCAACTGCAGAACTTGGATTTAAGAAATACTCAAAGCCACAGCTCTCGCAGCGTTTGCTTTTTTCATTCTGTTCAACAAAGTGTTTACTTCCACATACGGGGCAATACCGAAATTTATCTAATACGTGCATCTTGAGATTGTATATTGTTCTTGAACATTGATGTAACCATTTAAAAAGCTAATTAAAAGGTAGTTGTTAACAGTCATACGAAATTATTAAAATTCGTTTATACTCTATACCTTTTATTATTTCTGCTTGCAAATATACTAAAAACTCTAAACATCTACTATTGAAATCGTATCTTTTTGTTAACTTTGCAACTACATGTTCAAAATCACACGATTTATTCCTCTTCTTATTACAGTAACGTGTTGTTTTCTGTAAATCAATTATCTACCCAAATATCGTAGAAAAAGAGAGGGGATAAACGAACAAAACAAATAAACTGAGAATAGAATGAATTTAAAAAAACTTTTCCTCGTAATGGGATTGGCTGCTGCCACTATGACAATGTCGGCTCAAAGTGTCTTCGACGTTAAACTTTATAATGGACGTCCACCT is drawn from Prevotella melaninogenica and contains these coding sequences:
- a CDS encoding shikimate kinase, with amino-acid sequence MTEHTEEYKPLRIILIGYMGAGKTTVGRALSKELNIPFYDLDWYIESRMRKTVKQIFDERGEDGFRMIEQSMLHEVAEFENVIISCGGGTPCFFDNMEYMNGQAETVYLKAETDVLYKHLLMGKSVRPLLLNKTADEVNLFIREQLKHREPFYTKAKHVLDVSLMDSYDKIQISVNQLCQLLKLNKANSLK
- the topA gene encoding type I DNA topoisomerase encodes the protein MQENLVIVESPAKAKTIEKFLGKDYKVMSSYGHIRDLKKKELSIDLDTLNPDYEIPDEKKKVVSELKKSAKAADKVWLASDEDREGEAISWHLCEVLGLDEDKTNRIVFHEITKPAILKAIESPRRLDMNLVNAQQARRVLDRLVGFRLSPVLWRKVKPALSAGRVQSVAVRLIVEREREIQNFNSEPYYRLNAVFAVTSEDGSKNEVKAELSKRFKTHEEALAFLKLCKTSKFKVSSIVKKPLKRTPAPPFTTSTLQQEAARKLGFTVSQTMMVAQRLYEAGRITYMRTDSVNLSALAIEGCKTEIERLYGEDYGKVRKYQTHSKGAQEAHEAIRPTYIDNVSIEGTSQEKRLYDLIWKRTIASQMADAKIEKTTVNISLESEEAKNTTDLQFIANGEVVAFEGFLKVYHESTDDDENSEEFSHALPVMHEGEELERREIVSTERYSQGPNRYTEASLVRKLEELGIGRPSTYAPTISTIQQREYVQKGDRKGEERKYAVDSLLGLKITSKTKKEMAGADKGKLIPTDIGIVVNDFLMGNFPDIMDYNFTAKIEQEFDKIAEGKAEWNKEMKAFYQDFEPEVEKVMNARSEHKAGERELGLDPVSGKPVFVKIGRFGPVVQIGSADDEDKPRFSQLPSDKSMETITLDEALELFKLPRNLGQFEGTDVVIGAGRFGPYVLHDKKYTSLPKEEDPLTISLDAAINIIQKKRLQDAQRHLKTFEEDAKMEVMNGRYGPYIAYDGKNYRMPKTLHDKAAELTYDQCMDIVKNAPEPKRKK
- a CDS encoding NUDIX domain-containing protein, which codes for MHVLDKFRYCPVCGSKHFVEQNEKSKRCESCGFEYFLNPSSAVAAFILNEQGELLVTRRKFEPGRGTLDLPGGFCDIGETIGEALIREVREETNLTVREKHYFCSLPNKYRYSDFDVPTLDAFFVCKVEDETVLKAADDVEEAMWLPLSEVHTEQFGLRSIRQALYDFLQMESKNLKK